In Armatimonadota bacterium, the sequence TACTGACCGGCGAAAATATAACAAAAACGATAACGCTCAACTCACTTGAGGTAAGGCTGCTGAAAGCAAAGAATTGAGCGGCTTATGTGTCTGGGTTCTTGGCTCACCACATCCGCTCTCAGCTATTAGGAGGCTGCTATGCAAACCGGTATTCGCCGTCTACGGCCGCTCGGGATCACAGATATTTTGGATGAGACGGTTGACTTATACAAGTCCAACTTCGCTCTGTTCGTCGGATCGGCTGCCATATTGTATATCCCGATCTTTCTTATATCGGGTTTTCTGAACGATCCGGTAGGCGGACGGGGCGGTGACCTGGCCTCTATACTTCTGATGCTTTTGATGCTTGCATCCGAAGCAGTGGTGACAGGTGCGCTGACATACGGCATCTCCGAAAGATACCTCGGCCGCCATACCACTATTGCCGCATGCTACAAACGCATACTCGACTCCAAAGCTTTTTGGAAGTTTATAGGAATTGTGCTGCTCAAGGACCTGATAACAATAGGGCCGCTGCAGATTGTGGGTATGGCGGTGCCCGCACCGGGTAACGACATGACGATGCAGCAGGACATAATGGCTACCGCTGCTTTTTTGATGGTAATCGGTGCGCTCTCAATCGTAGGCATGATATGGGCTGTCTACGCAGGCACCAAACTTTTTTTGCTTGAACCGGCTTTTATCCTGGAAGCAAAAGGCGGCTTCAAGTCTATGGGCAGAAGCATGAGCTTGACCAAAGGGTATTTCTGGAAGATATTCGGCCTGTTAATAATTGTGGGAATAGCTCTCGGCCTTATAATTATGATACTTGTAGGGCCGGTCTATGGAATTTACATATTAAAACTCAGCCGGGGTGAAGTTTCCACTTCATTGGCTGTCCTGTCGAGCATTTTGCTGACTGTGGTCGGGACTTTGGCTGTGCCGATACCGGCAATATTGTCGATCCTTATATATTATGATATCCGTGTCCGCAAAGAGGGCTTTGACCTGGAACTGCTGGCAAACGAACTCGACCGCAAGACCCAAGAAATTTCTGCAAACGATATTACCAGCCTGCCTCAGGAGAAGACCGATCAAAGCAGTGATACAGATAAGCAGCCATGACCGGCAACAATAGCAGCCCAACAGCAGATTCCTCGTCGCATTCGCTCCTCCTAAGAAATCTGGCGAAAGTGTTGATGACAAACCGTCGTTTCGCAACCAAACTCGGTTTCCAATTGACGCAAGTGGGCAACCCCCACTGGGGGCTCGGAATGACACAGGCGAAAGGCCGACTAAAAGCGGTCAGGCAGATTGCGTTTGTTGCATTGACGCTGACTATACTCTTGACTGCGTGCAGTTGCGCAATGTCGGCCAAAGGAACAGCACCGTATTCAAATTCAACGCTCATCAGCCGTCAGATAAGACAAATACTCTCGCAGCCCGAATACAACCGTGTCTATTCAAAAAGCACCACGCCTGCATGGTTGAAAAAGTATACGGACAAAGTAAAACGGGCGATACAAAGGATTTTCAGGTGGCTCACCAGGTCACTCAGTCTGCGCAGCGAACGGGCGGGCAGGCTGACGTCATTCGTGTTCGCATGCATCGTTATATTGGCGTTCTTCGCGCTGACGGCTCTGATAATCAGCAGGATATCTCGAAGAATCAAGGGATCTGCTGGCCAACCCTTAGAGCGAGCTGCCGGCGAATATGAAATCCCGTCGTCCCGGCCGCTCATATCCCAGGCGACCAAGCTGGCTGATGCTGGCGACTGGCGCGGGGCCTTTAGATGCGTATACCTCGCCTCTATCTCGCATCTGGATGAGACAGGCGCGCTGCACTTCGAGAGGAGCCGGACAAACTGGGAGTATCTGCGCGAGCTGGACAAAAACGGTTTTCCGTCATTGCGCGACCAGCTCAGGCCGCTGACTGTCGACTTCGACCGCAAGTTCTATGGACGTGAGGGCTGTGACAAAGACGACTATCTCAACGCTCTGGCTGTATACGAACGTATAAAGGGCGAGGCGGCGGCATGAAAAAAGATACGGTCATTCTAATAATCATGCTGGCCGTGCTGATTATTGGTGGGATTTATCTTACCAACCCGCAGAGGCCAACTGAGTCTAAGATCAGCACAACCTATAACGCCGACCCTATGGGTGTGAAAGCATTCTATACGCTGCTCGATCGGATGGGTTACAACACCGGCAGGCTCACCAGGCCCTACACCGAGCTGCCGAATAACGCAAAGCTCCTGATTGTTGTCCAGCCCAGCACGAATACGCAGGATAGCAGGTTTTTTGAGAGCGCAGTCGGACCGGGGATATCCGATGAAGAGCAGGAATACCTGACCGGCTGGGTCAGGCGAGGCGGCGGCGTCATCTTCCTTGCGGATGACCTGCGCGGCGTCCCGGCGACATTCGGCTCCACATACAAACTCGGCAAGGGGTATATTTACGCATATCCGTCTCGAAAGATGATCACAAACCATGGCATGCGAAACTCCAAGAATGCCCTCGAGCTTATAGGCATAATAAACAAACACATTGCCAAGGGCGATTTGATCTTATTTGACGAGTATCACCACGGCATGATAGACTCCAAACCGTTCTTCTCATATATCAGCAGGCAGGCTTGGATCGCCATAGGCATCATCATATTTGCGGCAATATTGCTTGTCTACAGCAAGGGCAGGCGGTTCGGAGCTGTGAGAAACCTGCCGCCCGATGAGAATATCAGGCCGGGTTTTGAATACGTAGAATCCGTTGCCAGGCTCTATCAGCGCTCTCATGCGTCCGAGATTGCCGCCGGGATACTCTGCGATTCTTTCAGGCAGAGCCTGTGCGCAAAACTGGGAGTCTCAGCCGATGACGAGATCGAAAAAATAGTCAATCGACTGTCCGAAGAAGCAGGCAGCGAGACCGCGGGCAGGGCAAAAAAACTGCTTTCGCGAGTCCCGGCAGGAGAGAAGATCACCGAGGAAGAACTTGTCGATATAGCCGGAGAAGTCCGTAAACTGGAGAAGGAGCTTGGCATTGCAAACTGACATAAGCGCCGTAACGCAGGCGGCTGATAGTGTGCGAAATGAGATGGCGAAGGTCGTGGTCGGCCAGCGTGAAGTGATCGACCAGATGCTGGCGGCGCTTTTGTGCGAGGGGCATGTGCTTCTGGAGGGCGTGCCGGGGATCGCCAAGACTCTTATGGTCCGCGCACTGTCGCTGGCAGTAAAAGCAGACTACAACCGCGTGCAGTTTACCCCGGACCTGATGCCCTCGGATGTGATCGGCACAAACGTTTTCGACCCGTCATCAGGCGCTTTCAAGCTGCGCAAGGGCCCTGTCTTTACGGGTCTGCTCCTGGCCGATGAGATAAACCGCACTCCGCCCAAGACGCAGGCAGCCCTCCTCGAAGCCATGCAGGAGCGCCGCGTAACCATCGACGGCGAAAACCACACGCTCGATGCGGTCTTTACAGTCTTTGCGACGCAAAACCCCATTGAGTATGAAGGCACTTACCCGCTGCCGGAAGCTCAGCTCGACAGGTTCATGTTCAAGACCATCGTCGGCTACCCCGCGTATGAGACCGAGATCGAGATGCTCTCTCGCTGCAACTCGGGCTTCAGGTCGGTAAATATAGAGCAGGCCGGTATTGAGCCTGTGATAGACGTTGAACAGATATCGCAGCTCCGCAAGATCGTATCGGAGGTCAATCTCGAGCAGAGCGTGATGGACTACATAGCCAAGCTGGTGCGCAAGACCCGTGAGAACCGCAACCTGGTCCTTGGCGCAAGCCCAAGAGCGTCGATATGCCTGCTGATCGGATCGAAAGCAGTCGCCGCAATGAACGGGCGATCATATGTGATCCCTGACGATATAAAGCAGATAGCCGCGCCTGTCTTGCGGCATAGGCTGATCCTGCGGCCTGAGGCTGAGATAGAAGGCCTTACACCCGACAGAGTGATTGAGTCTACCGTATCCGAAATCGAAGTACCGCGGATTTAGTATTTGAGATTGAGTATTTTATATTTTTATACTGCGGGAACGACGTTGTCCGGTAAGCCGTTATATTTTGTAAATCGTAAGTTCCTGCAGTCTCCGCTAGCCCTACAATATGCAGCCTGCGGGAATTAACGGTATATCAATTTTCAAAGGCAATCTGTCAGCGTCATTCCCGCAGAATATAAAGCACCTGCGTTTGGTTCAAAGCAGATTCCTCGGCTTCGCTCGGAATGACAAAATCTGATACGTTGGTTTTCGTTCGCAATATATGCTCTATATTTGAATAGCAAAATAGCTACTAACATAGGAGTAGAATTATGAAGAAATGGTCTTGTGTGATTATTACAATACTTGTTTTATCTTCTAGAGCATGGTCTGCAGAATACGCGGTTCATTGTCTCGGAGTGCTTTCAAACACTCACATGAGTTGTGCTATTAGTATAAATAATTCTGGAAAAGCTATCGGTTGGTCAAGCACATCATATGACGCAAGGGGCGCATTCTCTTGGACAAGGAATGAAGGAATAAAAGACATACGTATCCCTAACGAGTTTGATTATGGTGGTGGTGCAATAAATGATGATGGTCAAATTGTAGGAAGTCGCAGCAGCAGTAATGGCTGTTCTGGTGGTGCGGT encodes:
- a CDS encoding glycerophosphoryl diester phosphodiesterase membrane domain-containing protein, with the translated sequence MQTGIRRLRPLGITDILDETVDLYKSNFALFVGSAAILYIPIFLISGFLNDPVGGRGGDLASILLMLLMLASEAVVTGALTYGISERYLGRHTTIAACYKRILDSKAFWKFIGIVLLKDLITIGPLQIVGMAVPAPGNDMTMQQDIMATAAFLMVIGALSIVGMIWAVYAGTKLFLLEPAFILEAKGGFKSMGRSMSLTKGYFWKIFGLLIIVGIALGLIIMILVGPVYGIYILKLSRGEVSTSLAVLSSILLTVVGTLAVPIPAILSILIYYDIRVRKEGFDLELLANELDRKTQEISANDITSLPQEKTDQSSDTDKQP
- a CDS encoding DUF4129 domain-containing protein, whose product is MTQAKGRLKAVRQIAFVALTLTILLTACSCAMSAKGTAPYSNSTLISRQIRQILSQPEYNRVYSKSTTPAWLKKYTDKVKRAIQRIFRWLTRSLSLRSERAGRLTSFVFACIVILAFFALTALIISRISRRIKGSAGQPLERAAGEYEIPSSRPLISQATKLADAGDWRGAFRCVYLASISHLDETGALHFERSRTNWEYLRELDKNGFPSLRDQLRPLTVDFDRKFYGREGCDKDDYLNALAVYERIKGEAAA
- a CDS encoding DUF4350 domain-containing protein; translated protein: MKKDTVILIIMLAVLIIGGIYLTNPQRPTESKISTTYNADPMGVKAFYTLLDRMGYNTGRLTRPYTELPNNAKLLIVVQPSTNTQDSRFFESAVGPGISDEEQEYLTGWVRRGGGVIFLADDLRGVPATFGSTYKLGKGYIYAYPSRKMITNHGMRNSKNALELIGIINKHIAKGDLILFDEYHHGMIDSKPFFSYISRQAWIAIGIIIFAAILLVYSKGRRFGAVRNLPPDENIRPGFEYVESVARLYQRSHASEIAAGILCDSFRQSLCAKLGVSADDEIEKIVNRLSEEAGSETAGRAKKLLSRVPAGEKITEEELVDIAGEVRKLEKELGIAN
- a CDS encoding MoxR family ATPase — encoded protein: MQTDISAVTQAADSVRNEMAKVVVGQREVIDQMLAALLCEGHVLLEGVPGIAKTLMVRALSLAVKADYNRVQFTPDLMPSDVIGTNVFDPSSGAFKLRKGPVFTGLLLADEINRTPPKTQAALLEAMQERRVTIDGENHTLDAVFTVFATQNPIEYEGTYPLPEAQLDRFMFKTIVGYPAYETEIEMLSRCNSGFRSVNIEQAGIEPVIDVEQISQLRKIVSEVNLEQSVMDYIAKLVRKTRENRNLVLGASPRASICLLIGSKAVAAMNGRSYVIPDDIKQIAAPVLRHRLILRPEAEIEGLTPDRVIESTVSEIEVPRI